From one Diorhabda carinulata isolate Delta chromosome 12, icDioCari1.1, whole genome shotgun sequence genomic stretch:
- the LOC130899957 gene encoding sperm-associated antigen 1: protein MSVLDDLSKIRDYNIDSSNNVKSESLISKYNIPIDHFEFEYVEKCNDGRELEKILHILRSGEEGYYPDLLKCTENRLRIIKPKSKFLREVCPVLNKKDLDKSDVIEISKDLESFVVIADKRDKELERRRVKTVEHDSDIRKYEKLIEESKISEKRINSTDYKSWDKYDPDTEILKMDIEEEKAKKEALEMNDKRIEKEILKKSNKTVTFNQFGTEAEAAFFSERERETGNEYFKIGDFEQALQCYSSSIQSKTTINNLNNRAVTYLKLKRYEEAVKDCDKVLAIEKDNVKAHTHKAEALEKLGKYEEALENIEFVIYKEPNNHLAQEIAGKIRKKTNTKLKNTRMKIVEIE, encoded by the exons ATGTCAGTTTTGGATGATTTATCCAAAATTCGAGACTATAATATCGATTCTAGCAATAATGTAAAAAGCGAGTCTCTAATATCAAAGTATAACATACCAATCGAccattttgaatttgaatatgttGAGAAATGTAACGACGGCAGggaattggaaaaaattcttcatattttgCGTTCGGGCGAAGAAGGATATTACCCAGATTTATTGAAATGTACCGAAAATCGCTTAAGAATCATAAAAcctaaaagtaaatttttaagaGAG GTCTGTCCTGTGTTAAATAAGAAAGATCTGGATAAGAGTGATGTTATAGAAATATCTAAAGATTTAGAAAGTTTTGTGGTTATTGCTGATAAAAGAGATAAAGAGCTGGAAAGAAGACGGGTTAAGACAGTTGAACATGATTCAGATatcagaaaatatgaaaaattgatcgagGAATCCAAAATTTCCGAGAAACGTATAAATTCAACAG atTATAAATCATGGGATAAATATGACCCGGATacggaaatattgaaaatggatATCGAAGAAGAAAAAGCTAAAAAAGAGGCTTTAGAAATGAACGACAAACGTATAGAgaaagaaatactgaaaaaatctaataaaaccgTAACATTTAATCAATTCGGAACGGAAGCGGAAGCTGCATTTTTTTCCGAAAGGGAACGAGAAACAGGCAACGAGTATTTTAAAATTGGCGATTTTGAACAAGCCTTACAATGCTACTCCTCAAGTATACAGAGTAAAACCACtataaataatctaaataataGGGCTGTAACATATCTAAAACTTAAAAG gtATGAAGAGGCAGTCAAAGATTGTGATAAAGTGTTAGCTATAGAAAAAGATAACGTTAAGGCTCATACACATAAAGCTGAAGCTTTGGAAAAGCTAGGAAAATATGAAGAGGCTTTGGAAAACAtagaatttgttatttataaagaaCCTAATAACCATTTAGCTCAAGAAATCGCTGgcaaaatcagaaaaaaaactaatactaaacttaaaaataccagaatgaaaattgttgaaatagaataa